The following nucleotide sequence is from Bactrocera oleae isolate idBacOlea1 chromosome 2, idBacOlea1, whole genome shotgun sequence.
TAAGTATACTCATTAAATGTCTAGCAGAACATTTGAGGGCCTACATTATTTACAAGTTCAAGATCAacagataaaaaaataaaaatgagttATAATTAGTTTGGTTCACTATGAAGTTCCTTAATTGATTCTATTATAACAACAACTAtcaaattttcacttaaaatgAACTATTACACCCTGAACATTGTATATTGCCATGGGCCTGTTTTcaatgtatatggtatatacgaaCTAAAccctcagattttgagatataCATCCGAAATTTGCACCTGCCGTTTTCTTCACAAAAAGCTGCTGATTTATTTTCgaacggtcgatatcggaccactatagcatttacctgccatacaaactgaataatcggaatcaagctcttgtaagaAGATTTTTATTATTCGTACTTGATAGTGTTGCTATCTTTTGATGTACCTGATCGCGATTCTATCCAAGAAATATCTAACCTGAGGCCTCAATGAATCGGTTGTAACAATTCTCTCCATACACGGTCACATTTAAATCAGAGATTACAGTGGAAATCCAACAAATAGAGGAAATAACCCCCTATCCCTAGCTATGAGAAATTTGGCAAACATTTGGTCTACTTGACAGAGGCAACATGATGGCGATAAAGAAGTACCTTTACTCTCCAAATCTTCGGTTGCTATTCTGCTATGGCCGGGCACCTATTAGTCTTATCAAACAATAAATCCCTGCCATTAATATGCCTTAACTATCATCGAGCATACAGTTAATGATATTAAGGCAAGGAACTAGCGTTGATGCATAATTCTCGACAATAGACTCCTTCACTAATCTTCTTCCCATTCATATTTCCCTCGCAGGTATGGCAATGAAGAAAACCCCGCTTTTGGTTCATCGAAACGGTAATCCAAATGAACAAGAATAAAATCAAACCGTGCAAAGATTCTGAAGAATACAGCTTCTCAGAGTCTGATAGCAACTTTTGCGACCATACATCGTTCTGCTCGTTAGGCATGATTAGCCGTTTTCCCTAAACATCCCAGATGCTGAAGAGCGCCATCACTGAACGCTCTCGTCTCAAGTGCTTTCGTAAGAGTAGCTTTTTCTAAGGCTTTCTACAACAATCGAAGACCCCATAAAACGTAATTGGCTAAACTGTGGTATCATAGACCTAATGGACCACTTATGTTGAAAGACCGCTTCTTTTTGCAATTGCTCCTCTACAACAATACAAGGCAATCGATGCCCTTCAAGGTTGGGCTCTATATGTTAAAGTGACGCCTCCAGCGTAATACCTGAGTAAATATTATACATCTGTGTTCTTAATATTACAGCTCGTAACACTTCTGCATTTGAGGGAACTTTCTCCATTAAAGCTTTGGGGAAACGGTTAGGCTCGGCTAGGCAACGGAAATACCTGGCAAGTCAGATTGTCACATACACTCATATACAGATAAGACTTTTCCTcagcaattttcttttaaaaccgtaattaataaatagtctttaaaattaattaaaactacGAAGCGTTAATGACTCTATTAGCATGTCGAAAAATGCGAAAAGACATGCGTGGGAATGTGACCAACGTAGTGCTTGTCATACCTATTGATTTAAGCGTTTTATTCAGTAAGCACtttaatttcaagaatattgGACAACGTAGATATTTCccttaagaaaatttattgcaaaatgcAAACTAAAACGCGTCCTTCAGACAACTTTTATAAATTGCTAAAAATAATTCGCCTAAGCTCCAGCTTAGTCGGTATAGACGTTATCGATGAgaactataaatttaattatgttgtCGGTTTTGTTTTGATGGCGATTGCTTGGAATTTTATGATCTCAATATATACGATTTGCAAAGATGTCAAAACCGATTGGACCGTTCTGTTGGATGTATTTTCACCGATCAGCTGCGCCACTCAAGGCGTtgtcaaaataatttcattgctCTTGTATCCAAAATTATATCGTGAACTGGCCATGGACCTTGTGgaaatttacaagaaataccAAGCGTTAGGATCAAAATATGAGACGAAATTATTGGAATGGAACCAAAGCATGAAGAACATTCTCATCATTGGTGGCTTGGTATATTTCGTGTCTGCTTTGCTTGCTTTGGTCACGCccatctttttatatatatttaagggtGAAAGGCATCTAATAATTATGTGTCAGATGCCGTATGTCGATGTAAACACAGATCATGGCTATTTCATTACGATTGGTTATAATATACTATGTGTTTTCGTAGCggcgttcggtttgtatggtgCTGACTTGTACGTCTTTCTATTTCTAACACACTCGATATTCTTTTACGATATTTTCGCACTTAAAGTCGGTGATCTACATGAAGTATTGCGCGAGAATAATAAGGACAAACGTATAGAGGCACTGGTTAATGACATTGCAGGATGGCATCAGTACTACTTGGAGTGAGTTTTTCCTCAAAACCTAAatcacttttataaaaaaaagagcatagatacaattatttatttggtatttaGATTTAACGATAAATGCAACCTAATTTTCTTCTGGACCATTACCTCACACATATTATGCACCACATTGGGGATATTGAGCACGTTGCTCATAATTATGCTAAAATACTGGCCAGGTGCTTATCCCTATATTTTTGTCTGTTTCGTttggttatatatgtatagtattttGGGAACACGTGTGGAaatatgtgtaagtatatataaatagaaagaagttaaaaaatacttttcagTTGTGTTCTCGCAGAATGATCAATTTTGCGATGGAATTTATGATATTAACTGGTATGATCTGGATGTTAGCGCTCAGAAGACCGTAAGCCTAATGCTTATGGAGTCTCAGGTGCCACGCATTATAACCATAGCGGGTATTGAGCCATTGTCAGTAAATACTGcacttaaagtaaattttactacgaaataaaatatatacaaaaatacactCGAGTAATATAAAATCTTTGATGTATTTTTAGATCACACGCTCAATCTACAGTTTAGTTATGATGGTCATGCAGTTCAACGAATGAAGCTAAGCTGCTGAAAACAGCATAACAAATCTTAAAGTAAATAGTGGTTTATTTCGAAACACAGTttctcaaatatattattatagctccaattattttgcttttttcaatATGGTGGATCCTTGAGTTTATTAGCAGTTTCCTTAAACTGTCCTAGATCCTTTTTAAAGTAATGGGCTTTGAAGTAACACGTTAGGTCTAGTAAAACCTGCAACATAGGACGTACCACAAAAGTAGGAAGGTAGCAATAAATGTTTTGTAGAGCATATCACAGTTATCTTATCCCTTAGATCTCACGTTTAGAAACTTGGTAAAGTGGAACTTCATCTTTCTTTGCGAACGTCCAGCCTTCAACTGGTTCAGACAGATTATCTTCCACTGCTTCCAATTACTCCCATTTAAAAGACATTGGGCAGCTAGAATGTAAAAGCTTAGAATAAAGTTCTATCATATGCGAACATCATAAAGAATATTTGTACTTATAAAACAATCACCCATCTTGAAATCCATCATtaattattggataatattccatcgaatagaccacgtccagcacgcaagGAAAAAAatagaccgtggagagtcgatcgATGCCGTTCGCAGTctgactgacgtatggaacgacttggcgcattttacgttgagatcttaaattgaaagagTACAAAATGCAGCtggtgcaagaactgaagccgctcaaCCTTGCCAaacgacatcgcttcgctctatgggctcttgaaaagttccaagaagttTTCGACCGAAATTTCGTTCAGCGATGAGGTCCATTTCTAGCTCAAtgagtatgtaaacaagcaaaattgcggCATTTggaacgaagagcaacctgaagagattcaagagctgccttTTCATCCAAAATAAACACAACGAtagttcttcaaaaattatgccgatgagaacgtaaccgtcaatggcgatcttcatcgcgccatgataaccgactatttgataccTGAAATttaagctcgtgatctcggcgacatttggtttcaacagagaacacttcggtgaggaGATAACTTCGCATTCCGTGTCGGTcaattggccaccaagatcgggtgatatcacaccgttagactttttcctgtagAGATATGTAAAGTCTGAAGTCTATGCAGACAATTTTGCTTCGATTCAAGCCTTGGAGAAAAACaacacgcgtgtcattcgccagttaccagtcgaaatacTCGATCGAGTCagcgaaaattggactcaacgtaTGGACCATATGAggcgtagccgcggccaacatttgaaagagataatctttaaaaaataaatgacgAATAATGTTCTTGCGattgataataaacattcctcaCTA
It contains:
- the LOC106623126 gene encoding odorant receptor 67d isoform X1; this translates as MQTKTRPSDNFYKLLKIIRLSSSLVGIDVIDENYKFNYVVGFVLMAIAWNFMISIYTICKDVKTDWTVLLDVFSPISCATQGVVKIISLLLYPKLYRELAMDLVEIYKKYQALGSKYETKLLEWNQSMKNILIIGGLVYFVSALLALVTPIFLYIFKGERHLIIMCQMPYVDVNTDHGYFITIGYNILCVFVAAFGLYGADLYVFLFLTHSIFFYDIFALKVGDLHEVLRENNKDKRIEALVNDIAGWHQYYLEFNDKCNLIFFWTITSHILCTTLGILSTLLIIMLKYWPGAYPYIFVCFVWLYMYSILGTRVEICNDQFCDGIYDINWYDLDVSAQKTVSLMLMESQVPRIITIAGIEPLSVNTALKITRSIYSLVMMVMQFNE
- the LOC106623126 gene encoding odorant receptor 67d isoform X2 is translated as MQTKTRPSDNFYKLLKIIRLSSSLVGIDVIDENYKFNYVVGFVLMAIAWNFMISIYTICKDVKTDWTVLLDVFSPISCATQGVVKIISLLLYPKLYRELAMDLVEIYKKYQALGSKYETKLLEWNQSMKNILIIGGLGERHLIIMCQMPYVDVNTDHGYFITIGYNILCVFVAAFGLYGADLYVFLFLTHSIFFYDIFALKVGDLHEVLRENNKDKRIEALVNDIAGWHQYYLEFNDKCNLIFFWTITSHILCTTLGILSTLLIIMLKYWPGAYPYIFVCFVWLYMYSILGTRVEICNDQFCDGIYDINWYDLDVSAQKTVSLMLMESQVPRIITIAGIEPLSVNTALKITRSIYSLVMMVMQFNE